TCTATAATGTAATCTATGGACAAGAATATCATGTTAGCTAACGTGTAACCAATAATGATCCATGATTCCAAGGAGTTGGGCATCAACCCACTAAAGATCTCAAAATTAAGGAACTTAAAATGGTTAGCATGTTTCCCAATCAAAAACGTAGGCAATACGCAATGGCCACGAATGAGATTGATGATACGGCATCTAAACAGCACTCGATTGAGCCCATTGTAATGGCTCATGTGGAAAAATACTGCTATCACTCCTACTATAACGAAATAGTAACTCAAGTACGCGCCGTAAACGCTACTGATATCTGAATTGTAAGTATTGGCATGGAAAGCCAGTACCCATTTAGATCTAGTCTTGAAATCGGCCCAAACCGACGTCGATAGGCATTCAGTAGAGTTATAATGCTTTATGGCGTGGGCAGAAGCGTTATTTAGGGAGAAATAGTATTGTTCCAACGAAATATTGCTAAAGCGCTTATCCACAAACGAACACATCTTTCTTACATTGCCCAAACTCTTCTCGAAACTTGCATTGACCGTTGGAACAGCATGATCTGTGAGCGAATTAAAGATACAAAGAGACCAAGTATCGAATGCTGGTGGGTAAAAGCATGTGGTGGAGCAGAATCCTGGCACAAGAGAACTATCGAACGACCATTTTAGAGTGTTGATATACGATGCGCATGCCAGCACAGCGTTGTATTCTATTTGATCTCGTTTTTCAGTGCGTGGTATCTTTATATCGAAAGCGCTTGCTAACGACAGCAACCATGTTAGAAGCAGAAGCAGcctttgcattttttatGAGTCACGGTTGCCATGGTTCATACTGGATGCAAATAGAACAGGAAAACGGCAGTGGTACGCTCGAGGGTTTTGTGCTCTCTTATGATCTACACCTCTGGattttccattttgaaatgaaaGATCTGAAATATGGGTGCAAAAACTATTCTGCCTGACCGAGGTGTACGGAACCTTGTGGAAAGTATATTTACATATATCGTGGCtaagagaaaaatattattataattCTATACATGTATTGTGTATATATTCGTCGAAGCTATATATAGAGATACactttcaattttttttggagatTGTTGTCATTTTTAGAATCGTTTGCTTTAATGGGAACCAGCACCTCTGCTGACTCTTTCCAAAACGGAATCATAAGAGACTTCAGAGAAGTCAGTACCTTGGACATCGGTGGAGACACCGTTCAAAGCTCTTCTTAAGGCATCCTTGGAGGAGGCGTAAACCATCTTGGCTCTGACTGGAGCGGTATCTGGAGACCaggtgaagaaaacaatctTGGATCTTTTACCCTCGTTACCGTTGATTTCGTATTCGAAATCGTAGATGGCATACAGACAGTCGTTTTCTGGtagtttttccaaaaaggaGTCGTACGAAGGGTCATTAGAAGTTTCCCTAACGACAATTTCGGTTTTGGCATCGTTCAACCCGAATAAAATAAACGTGTACTTCTTACCCAACTTCAAGTCATTGAAAGCGGCAAGGGATTCatcagcaacagcaacacTATACAGAAGGTGTACAGTCGCAGTCTTCCAGCTTTCTTATAACTTTCTTCCTCCCTACATTCTTTCCACGGTTACATGATAAAAAGGGAGGACAGAAAGTGCGTAAGATAGCGAGACGAAACGCGACCAGGTCAATTAGTTAGTAATTGGCAGTTTTCATAATGTTGTGATATAAAAACGTAACATACCCAGATCTAGAcatctttgttttgttagtttttttgtttgacaACTTTATCTAGCTTCAAACTTAATGTAAATGCTAACtagtcttttcttgttttctcttttttctcttccaaATTTTGTCGCCTAACAGGGGCGGCATCACCCGCATTGGTGAAATACTTACCCGgtttaatgaaaacaatagtAATAATGACGCTTTAATAGCTATAGTTATCGGCAAGCCTATTAGTGCTTTGATTTGAGCTTTGTGACAGTGGAAGAGTATTCCCTTGGTGAGTTTAATGTCCAACTCGGTCGTCGAATCTTTGGAGGATAGATGTTATCGATTAGAGGCGCTTTTAGGCAGCGGGTATAGCAATAATTCCGATGTTTCGGTGCAATTGAGTAGATTGTACGTCCAACTGCACGATTTATACTGTCAGGGTCAAAAGTACTCTCAAAGCCTGTTGCAACTCTTGGATGTGTTTATAGCTCAAAATACGGGGAGTACAGGTACTCCTGATGATATCCGTATATTCACTAGCTGTTATGATGAGATCTATAGTTTATACACTAAATTTGATCAACTGAATGATCAATATGTGGAGTTTTGTCAAACACGCGAAAATTCATTGGATCAGATTCCCTTTAAAGATGCCAAAATCCAGACCCGGTGTCTAAAGGAATTACCTGGCCTGGTGAACAATTGCAATGTAATGATTGTGAGATCAATGGCAATCTTAAATCGTTTTCTTGATTGGAATATCGAAgttaatgaatttttccaatttcaaaagaaaaaattattacaTTTACAAAAGATGATTGACAATAAGTAAGTATATACACATGtttatagatatatatatatataccctgttgttgatatttttttatttcgaTCAGTCTTTCTTAGAGTTCAGTTTCTCTACAAAGGCCTTTTTAGCTGATTCCACTAAAATCTCCAGTTCTCCACTATGTTCACACATACTGTAAAAAATACTTTGTTTATTTAGCAATAACGAATATGGATGATCATATTCTTTAACTTCACCAGCGTCCATAACCAAGATCTTGTCATAATCAATGACAGATCTTAGTCTATGTGCGATAGTTAATATTGTGCTTCCTTGGAACTCCTTCCTTATGGtttcttgaatctttgCGTCTGAACTATAATCAATGGAAGCTGTAGCCTCATCTAGTAAGATGATCTTTGGACTTCTTAGCAAAGATCTCGCAAGACACATCAATTGACGTTGTCCTTGTGACAAGTTGGACCCACCTTCACTAACCTCACTttccaaatccaaaaatttattaacATTTTCTGAGTCGGCTGATGAGGTATCATTGGTCACCTCTCTTTCGGTTCCCTGTTGTAATTGTTCTTCGCTGACTAGATTAACACGTTTTAGAGCCTCAAAGATCTTTTGGTTACTGAATTCATTATATGGATCTAAATTGGACTTGATTGTCCCTGAAAACAAAGTTGGATCTTGTGGAATAATAGTTATAGAACGACGCAATCTTTGCAAATCAACACCAGAAATATCGATATTATCGATCTTAATATGGCCCGTGTCGGGTTCCAGGAATCTAAACAAAGCCGTAATGATTGTGGATTTACCAGCACCTGTTCTGCCAACAATACCAACCTTAGACTGGGCGTCaacagaaaatgaaacatTTTTAATCACTCTAGGTAAGTTTGGTGCATAACGTAACGACAGATCATTGACTTCGATTTTACCGTCTTGTGGCCATTGTGGTGGTGGCACTTCTTTGTGTTGATTGTATGGTTCTTGCTCAATTTCCATATACTCTTTCACTCTTTCAACGGAGTTCATATTCATCTCTACTTCAGAATACAGTCTCACTAACCATAAGGCACCTTCAGTAAAGGAGATTGCATATGTCAGCGATATACCAGCCATACCAGAGTCTAGATGATCGATATTGAATAATATAAACAACCCAGCGCCAAAGATGACCAAAGACCCAATCATATCTATTCTGAAGGCCAACCAACGATTAGCGACCCACAAATAAAAGAACggtttgttgttttcatcaattttttgtaagTTCTCTTGCATAAATCTTCCTTCATCACCGAATGMACGAATTGTTGTGACACCAACAAGAGTTTCTGAGAAGTGTTGATAAATGGGTGATCTAGAGATAGCCTCATACCTCTTCAATTCACGAGAGCCTGCCATGTAAAAGTACCCAATAAAGTAATACATTATTGAGACAACAATCGCAACAGACAAGAATTGTGGAGTGATAAATGTGATTAATATGACTGTAGACAGACATTCAATAAGCGAATAGAAGGCACCTTGGATATAAGGTGTCAATTCTTGATCAACAGCCTCGATATCCTTGGAAAATCTGTTCATAATTCTACCAGTTGGGGTAGCATCGAAAAACCTTAATTTTGAATGTAACACCTTGTTTAGTATcatgttgaaaatttttcttgatgcATTGATACCAGCAACAAAATTTAGAATAGTCTTACCGGCTCCCAATAACGATTGGGCTAAACCAATGatcaaatacaaaatgAGATAATACATTGTAGAGTGTTTACCAGTGGGCTCGCTTCCATTTGACATTATGCCTACCTGAAATGAGCCTCTCCAGTCTAGCAGATGGCTGGCATCCTTGGAGATAAAGGCGATAGCGCGTTGAGCCATAGGAACAATCTTAGCAATAACATTGTGGGATGCCCAGGCACGGACCCACCATGACTGTCCGATATACAAAAGTTGGGAGACTAAGAATAAGGAAGCTAAAAACGCAACGATCTTCCAGCcaccaaaaattttcaaataccaTTTATAGACGTCCATACTAACTACACCCTCTtcctttgtttcttcttcaattaaTTTGCCATCTTCTGCACGTTCGGCTTCTGTTCTCAAaggtttttgaagatttgataCTTCAAATAATGGGGAGTTGTTATTCATGCTAATTGGTAGTTCTTTCGCAACTGGGAGGTTATTTAAGCTGGTGCTACTTTTTGCGGCTAAATTAGCGGAAGAATTTGCTCGCGATAAAATACTGCTTTTTACTAACTCGTCTTCGCCGAATAGACCTTTCTGTAACATGTCTATTGGGTCACCTTGGTCTTTAACTCTACCGTCTTCCAGTAATACAACTAGCTCGGCATTTCTAAGTGTCAATGCAATGTTGTGAGAAACCAAAATACATGTTCTATCTTCCATTAGTGGGCCAGTAATACAATTATCGTAAATCCATGAAGCAGTGTGAGAATCAACTGCACTTAAGCAATCATCCAAAAGAACATGTCTTGCGTTGGAATACAAGGCTCTGGCAAGAGAAACTCTTTGCTTTTGACCACCAGATAGAGTAATACCTTTCTCACCAATTTCTGTCAAGTCACCagctttcaaaatttcGAAGTCACGCTTCAATCCACATGCTTCAATAACGGCTTTATATCTTGTCTCATTAAATTGACTATTGAATAGAATGTTGCTTTTTACAGTATCATTTAGCAACCAGGCAGCTTGTGAACAGTAAGCAATAGAATTGGTTGTTCCATTTGCTTCCACGACTAATTCTTGCCTTGGGTCTAAAGCAGGAACAACAACCTTACCATTTAGTAGATACATTTCTCCCAGTAGTGCCATCAATAGAGATGTTTTACCAGAACCAGTAGGGCCGATAACAACATTCAGTTTACCGGTTTTGAATTCAATGTTTAAGTCCTTCAATTTGAAATCCTGATTATCCTTATCCCAAGAAATAGTggagttttcaaaagcaaacCTTTTCCCATTAGGATCTATAGTCAACTGATCGTACTTCGCTGTATCCTTTTCGTTCAAGAAATCTTGGACTCTATCTAATGAGACCTTTGATTGGACGACAAAACTTAACATATCAGACAAACGGTCCAATGGATCTCTCAAAAGTGTGAATAGAGAAAGTGCGGTGAAAGCAACTGGAGTAGTTAATACCTCGCCTTGAACGTAAATATAGTAAGCGAATGAAGCAGCTGTTACGATAGTTGGGGTAACaaaccaaacaaaagaacTAATTGACCAAACAATGGATCTCATTAATAGCAAAGACAACTCATTTTCCCTGATAGCTTTaatatcattttcaaaattttcttcccatgaaaaatatttgatgaTTCTTATGGCTTGGAATGCTTCGTTTAATCTTTGAATACGGTTATCGGTAACGGctaaattcttcttttgcaaATCACCTATGTACTTGGCGAGCTTGTAATTTAATGGGAGCATGGCCACAATGATCAAGACACCCAAGATTGCAGCAAGACCTAATAGACGGTATAATAATACAAGGGCTACAATAGTCATAACGAAAGCCTCCAAAAATGAGTGTAAGTATCCGCAAATTTCGGAGACTTTAAAAGCGTCAATAGCCATCAAATTAATAATTGCCCCAAGATTGGCGGAAGAAGTGGATTCTTCATCACCGTTGATACTTTTTTGGTCATTAATTGCTTGCGGATCTTCAGCTGCAGGTTTGGTCTTGTTGGtagaaatttttcttctcaaagCCTTCGTGTAGATTTCAGAAATAATGATACTTTTCATTCTGATACAAACTCTTCTACCAAAGAATAAAGCTTGTGCTTGGCAAACGGCTACTAAGATTCTACCTACAAACATAATGGTGACGTAAAACCAGGCTAGGTTTGAAGGAGCGGATGATTGATCTTCAACATATTCCAATATTCTCTTTAATAAGACGGTTGGAACGAAAGATAGAACACTGCCTAAAAACGCCCAAAAGCATTGTAGTACCAGATAATtcgagaagaaaaagaaaagattcaaggaaaaaatacgCTTCCTCTTCACCTTATGATCGACGAAGTATCTGAACTTTTTCACAACAAAGAAGGAATAATCCTGCATCATTAACCCCCAAATATCTTTGACTTTGATACTCACATTGTGCGCTTTCCAAACAAAGCCGTCCAACCAGGCCCAGCAGATGAAACCAGCAATAGAAGTTACTGGTTCTGGAGATGGCGTAATCCAGCTATCAGTTTTGTAGATGACGGCGaaattgtttcttattttgGCAAAAAAGAGCAATAGGAAAAGTACCAAGTTGATTGATATTTGTGAAATGTAATACTTTCTTAATACAGAAGCATTGATATGATGAATGAAAATTGAACGGAAGGGTAAAATCATAGAGCAGAACAGGATCAAATAGTTTATAAACGACACAGACCATAAATTCCCGGGATATTTGTTTATcagtttgaaattttgattgACATTCACTAGAcgcaaagaaacaatgacAAACAATAAACACCATTCCACTAAACCGGTAACAGTACTTCGCTGAGTAAACTCCGAATTGTTGTTGACGTAGTGCAATAGGATGAAAGAATGTATTATAACTTGCGaaagaaccaaaagaaattccAAGATAATTCTTGACTTTTCAATAAAACCTCTTCTAATCAACTCGGGCTCCCCGTGAGGTTCACCGTTTAATTTAACCGATTTAAGCTTTTCCAGAGAGAAATGTCTATTTTTCAACTCGTCTTTTTTAGTGTTAACGTCAACGTAGTTCGTTGTAGTGGTATTATTGTTTATCAACGGACTGTGTTCGTCTTCGTCGGTGGAAGAATATAAAAGTTCCTCAATTGggtttttttgtttcaaatGTAGTACATTGTAATGGTAATAATGTTTCCATATGTTATAAGTTACAAACAACACCGTAAATGTTGCCAGTATTAAGGGAGTATAGTaatttaaatattttattcTACCGTACTGGGTTACGTCATCGTAAAACCAAAATCGTTGGTCAGGCCTCGTTGAATTGAGTGTGCGTTGCATATTTTCAGTGTtggtttgatttttctgtttcagTATCCTCTTTTTGGTATCTGGTCCTGAACAGCTTAATCTTAGAAATGTATCTAAAATCAGTGGTGTGTAAAGAATAAAACCGCGAGGTTAACTGATGAAACTATTAAACAAATAAGGCAAAAAGTTGTAATCCCTACAAATTCTGGGGAAGTACAATGTaacaaaaagataaatgCGATGTAGTGAAATAAAACAAGGATAAAAGTAACAGGCGGCGTGGATAAATTAtgccttctttttccagttgtttttttcggAAAGATCACAGGTGTATGTTATTTGGAGAAGGATTTACTGTATTTAAATAATGCGGGAAAATAGGAAGAGGTCTGGTGTTTAATTGATATGTCTTatctgaaaattttataCACTTTATTAGTCACGGTGTACGTTCTTtacacaaaaaaaaaaaaaaaaaaaaaaaagggcagCAGGATTAAGATGATACGTATGTATgacacatttttttaaagcaGTAAGGAGTACTGCTAATGGTTCTTCGAGTGCTAGGAAATAAATTGAAGTAATGAATGAGTAATTCTCTCCTCTataaattttattttttttccgcGTTATCATCTGCATATTGGTCCTTTCCGTTTTTCTTGGCGGAAGCTACCTTTACCAATAATACCCTACCATTGCTTGTTTTTTGACCTTCGAACTCTTGACATTTCTTTCCAATGTCACATTCCGAGGCCAAGCTGTCAAATCTGATAAAGGCTTCGCCTGTGTGAAATTCGTCGGAAAAGAAGACTTTGTTGGTCTTCAAGTCGACCAATTGCCTTCTTACGAAACTAACATTTTTAGGGGCAAcaccaaaaatttcagcCAGTTCTTCATTTGTTGACTTCAGTGGAATATTTTTAATGTACAGAGTATGTACGGACAAAGGTTTGGAGCCTGGAACAGTTTTTGCGTTCGTTGTGACTGTCTTGTTATTAGCATTTTCGAAGTTCTTCTCCTCCTTCGTTAAGATGCTTTCAATTACAATTTTCTTATCCCTGAATGTTTTGCcgttcattttttctttcgctttttccaaatctaCACTTTCTTCGAACTCTATAAATGCAAAGATTCTCAACGGTTTCTTGggttgttttttcttcagcatATTAACTGTTATCTTACCAAAACTTGGTTCAAACAATTCCCTGAGATCCTGTTTACGGCAGTCTTTGGGAAGATTCCCAACATACAGGGACCTTTTTTCGTCTAAAGCTCTTTTGTGAAATTTCTTCCTGCTTGGGATAACAGTGGATGTTTTTGCCCCGTTGATGTTATAAAAATCTATCTCTTCGATCGACATCGTTTGTTGTTCgtatcttttctttttctatttactttttttggcGTGTGGTAGCTCGCAGTTTCCTATAGTAGTAGTTCAGATACtaaattgaacaaagaagaacaaaggTGTAGATGGAAAAAGGATGAAATCGATATGTCTGTTGAcctttatatatgttttcGAAAAGACCTCGGCGGCTATTTTATCCGTAAAAGGTGATCTACCAGCATCTCCCCCGCTATTACACATCTTAATAACTGCAATAATAAATCAACTTCGGAATTAAGAGTATAACTGTTGGTTTTTTATTGTGTTGGAAGATTCATACAAAAGAGAATGGGAATTAAATAATTATACAAAATATAGTTATATTATGATGTTCGAAATCCTACATATGAATTTAAGCGGAACTAGAAGTCTTGGTCTTCTTGTCCATCTTGGCTTGAGCCTTGTTACCAAGGACACCACCACCCCAGTGCTTCTTGACTTCGTCGTATTTGTCAGCGAAGTTAGCATCGATGGTGGAAACCAACTTAGCCAAAGCAGCTTCGTCTTCGGCTCTGACTTCAGTCAAAGCAGCGACGGCGGAGGTCTTTTGGTTAACCAAAGTACCTAATCTGGCCTTACCCTTTACGATAGCGTATGGAACACCCATCTTCTTACACAAAGCTGGTAAGAAAACGACCAATTCAATTGGGTCGACATCGTTAGCGATCAAAACCAACTtggtcttcttgttttcgaTCAAAGAGACAACGTGGTTCAAACCGTACTTGATGGCGAATGGCTTTGGAGAAGCGTCTTGCTTGGATTTACCTTCAGCAATGGCGGCAGCTTCCTTGGTCAATCTTTMcttcttttcagcagcAGTTTCTGGTCTGTACTTGTTGAACAACTTGAAGGTTTCAGCAGCAGTGTTTCTGTCCAAAGTGTATTGGAATTGAGCAATGGTTGGAGGAACCTTTAATCTGATAGACaagatcttcttttgtctttgtAGTCTGACATATTCTGGCCATTTGACGTATCTAGACAAGTTTCTCTTTGGTTGGACGGCTTGACCAATACCAAAGTTCTTTGGGGTGGAGTGAGTCAATGGGTTTCTGGTCTTGTTAGACTTGGTGGACTTAGCACCGAATGGAGCTGGAGCAACTTTCTTACCTGGAGccatcttttcttttcgattATCGTGTTCACctatttggaaaaaagcaaaataataacaaacTCCAACATGCGCATCTCTAATAACACTTCAACATTTGCAATGACATTACAGTTATATTGTTATTCCTATGGCTCGAGATGGGGAAAAGTTTCAATGCGTTGCCTCGTACGAGGTGATCAAGCGGCCAGGTACATGCGACTTTTTTTATGCCGAGTCCCGGAAGGTTAAAAATTCtataaagttttgaaagacaGTCATAAAATGTACGGATGTTAATTGATCAGGAAACAGGCAAGGAGAGAAAATGTGGAGATTAGAACAGGATAGATTGCTATAAATTAAGAAGGTGAAGTAGAGAGTCAACATTGGCGGCACAGCAACACTTTCTGCAAGCTGCTTGCGAATTCTGAAAATCTATAAATCATAGGAGTCTCCTCTCTTGCTGCAGGATATGGCTATTTAGTTGGTGACGTACTTCACGGTGCTACTGAGTTTGTGTAGCGACAGCATTTGTTTTCCCCAATAAAAGTTACTTGTAGAAAGGTGACATTTCTTCTAGAATGACAAGCAAGAGAGAAGTTTTGGCACGTGGgaaaattggaaaatactACCCCTATGAAATCGCATATTAATGATGTCGGGAGAGCCGGTAATACAGTAATATAATATGTACAGTTCATAAAGTAACGACAAGATATGCAGTGAAATTGTGGGTGGTCCAGGGCGTGTTCTTTTCGGTAATACGCTTCGGCGGttatttgttgaaatcAAGAAACTCGCCGAAAAAGGATTGCGGCAGCTCTTTGCTAGGAACACAGTACCTATAGTCACCAGGCGGCGTGGTGCATGGCCCTGTACGTGTGTTTCAGGGAGACGCGTTGAAGCAACCTTAAGGAATCATTCGAGACATCTCCCGCAAATTGAACATCAATAGCAGGCAAGTGTGGGGTGGCGTACAAGAGCAAGGAATGGCAAGGATATGGGGGTTAACAGTTCTGAGGTTTCTGCGTCAAAGCTGGTGGCTACTTGCGTGTTGGAGTATTCGCGTCGGGTTAATAAACCCCACAGTGGCTAACTAGGAAGATAAATGGACTTCGGTAAGTTCCAAGCGCTAAAGATGCAACTCTATTGGGCAGAAACTCAAAAGTGCCGTTCCAACAGAGGCAGCTTTAAGCAGCTTCCTTTATTCCAGGTCGATCTCATACAGAGAATGTGcgatttcaagaaaaactagAAAGCGGGGGAGTATGTGAATGTGGAGATTGTTAGTTCGGGCCCCTTTTGCGAAAAAACGATGGAACAAgaatcttcattttttcatcaggaaaaagaaaaagatggaattataaataaacaaacacGTTGCCACGCCCATTGCCCAAATAAGCATCGGTTgttattttattcttttctccAGTAAGTGTATCCGACGGTACATCCTAATGCATCAGAAGACATGAGTAATCCTCAAAAGGCCTTAAACGATTTTCTGTCCAATGAATCAGTCCACACTCATGAGAGTTCTAGAAAACAATCTCATAATAGACGCTCATCGGACGAAGGACGTTCTTCCTCACAACCCTCACATCATCATTCCAACGGTCACAATAATAATGGTAGCCCTGGTAACGGTAATGATGGGGACAACGATGATGGTTATGACTATGAGATGCAAGATTATAGACCGTCGCAACAAAGCGCGCTTCCCACACCTACATACGTCCCACAGTATTCTGTAGGAAGTGGGCCCTCTTTCCCGATCCAGGAGGTCGTTCCTAACGCGTACATAAACACACAAGACACGAACCATAAAGATAACGGTCCGCCAAGTGCAAGTAGTAATAGAGCATTCAGACCAAGAGGCCAAACCACCGTATCAGCGAACGTACTTAACGTCGAGGATTTTTATAAGAATGGAGATGACGCGTATACTATACCGGAGTCGCATCTGTCGAGAAGAAGGAGCAGATCAAGGGCTGAGAGCAACACTGGTCACAGCGCCACTACGGGCGCTACAAATGCAAGGACTACTGGCGCTCAAACCAATATGGAAAATAACGAGCCGCCACGTAGCGTTCCTATTATGGTGAAGCCAAAAACGCTGTACCAGAATCCTCAAACTCCAACAGTTTTGCCTTCCACGTACCATCCGATCAACAAATGGTCTTCGGTGAAAAACACTTACTTGAAGGAATTTCTGGCTGAATTTATGGGAACAATGGTTATGATTATTTTCGGTAGTGCCGTCGTATGTCAAGTCAATGTTGCGGGCAAAATACAGCAAGACAACTTCAATTCAGCTCTGGATAATATTAAAGTCACCGATTCCTCCGCAGAAACGATAGAAACTATGAAGAGTCTAACTTCGCTAGTATCTTCTGTTGCAGGCGGTACGTTTGACGATGTGGCACTGGGTTGGGCTGCTGCCGTCGTGATGGGATATTTCTGTGCTGGTGGTAGTGCTATCTCCGGTGCTCATTTGAATCCATCTATTACATTGGCAAATCTGGTATATAGAGGTTTCCCCCTAAAGAAGGTGCCCTATTATTTTGCTGGACAACTGATCGGGGCCTTTACGGGtgctttgattttgtttatttggTATAAAAGAGTGCTACAAGAGGCATACGGCGATATATGGATAAGCGAAAGTGTTGCGGGAATGTTTTGTGTTTTTCCAAAGCCTTATTTAAGTTCAGGAagacaatttttttccgAATTTCTATGTGGGGCTATGTTGCAAGCTGGTACATTTGCGTTGACCGATCCTTATACATGTTTGTCATCCGATGTTTTCCCGTTAATGATGTTCATTCTAATTTTTGTCATAAATGCCTCCATGGCCTATCAAACGGGTACAGCAATGAATTTGGCTCGTGACTTAGGCCCACGTCTCGCCTTGTACGCTGTTGGATTTGACCATAGAATGCTTTGGATACACCACCatcatttcttttgggTACCTATGGTAGGTCCATTTCTTGGTGCATTAATGGGCGGGCTGGTTTATGATGTTTGTATTTATCAGGGTCATGAATCTCCAGTCAATTGGTCTTTACCAGTCTATAAGGAAATGATAATGAGAGCTTGGTTCAGAAGACCCGGTTggaaaaagagaaacagAGCTAGAAGAAC
This DNA window, taken from Saccharomyces eubayanus strain FM1318 chromosome XII, whole genome shotgun sequence, encodes the following:
- the FPS1 gene encoding Fps1p — encoded protein: MSNPQKALNDFLSNESVHTHESSRKQSHNRRSSDEGRSSSQPSHHHSNGHNNNGSPGNGNDGDNDDGYDYEMQDYRPSQQSALPTPTYVPQYSVGSGPSFPIQEVVPNAYINTQDTNHKDNGPPSASSNRAFRPRGQTTVSANVLNVEDFYKNGDDAYTIPESHLSRRRSRSRAESNTGHSATTGATNARTTGAQTNMENNEPPRSVPIMVKPKTLYQNPQTPTVLPSTYHPINKWSSVKNTYLKEFLAEFMGTMVMIIFGSAVVCQVNVAGKIQQDNFNSALDNIKVTDSSAETIETMKSLTSLVSSVAGGTFDDVALGWAAAVVMGYFCAGGSAISGAHLNPSITLANLVYRGFPLKKVPYYFAGQLIGAFTGALILFIWYKRVLQEAYGDIWISESVAGMFCVFPKPYLSSGRQFFSEFLCGAMLQAGTFALTDPYTCLSSDVFPLMMFILIFVINASMAYQTGTAMNLARDLGPRLALYAVGFDHRMLWIHHHHFFWVPMVGPFLGALMGGLVYDVCIYQGHESPVNWSLPVYKEMIMRAWFRRPGWKKRNRARRTSDLSDFSYNNDDDDDEFGERMALQKTKTKSSISDNENEAGEKKVQFKSVQRGKRTFGGIPTILEEEDSIETASLGATTTDSMGLSDISSEDSHFGNLKKVT